One stretch of Anaerobacillus sp. CMMVII DNA includes these proteins:
- a CDS encoding ABC transporter ATP-binding protein, whose translation MLKVLSFLKPYKNPIYIALFLMLVELFVELWHPLLMAKIIDEGILKNDLSVVMLWGGVMLGLSMIGFAAGIVNSFYSARVSQGFGYDIRKSLFDKIQMFSFANLNRFPTSSLITRLTNDVSQVQGLVFMGLRIMARAPLLVIGGVVMALIVNWKLALILVVTMPLLFIFMVWLMGRGVTLFREVQDKLDSVNSVMRENLTGMRLIKAFLRKNHEQNRFAKSSQELKDNTIGALRLIELTMPVLLLVMNISILFVLWFGSFQVNTGEANIGEIVALVNYATRIMFAFSVFSFILMNLARAKASSSRIEEVLEADIDLVDADELLPDEKFVGNVKFDQVSFQYPDTDVEVLSDISFEVKQGETVALLGATGSGKTSLLQLIPRLYDATGGVITIDNLEIKQLKLTHLRNQIGFVPQEARLFSGSVRENICWGKENATMEEIIEAAKAAQIHDTIVKLPNQYDTIIGQRGVNLSGGQKQRLSIARALIRKPKILLLDDSTSALDLKTEGKILEAINQLSCTTFIITQKISTVMVADKILLLEDGRVIGEGDHQLLLETSSMYQKIYHSQQHEEVVSNG comes from the coding sequence ATGTTAAAAGTACTTTCGTTCTTAAAACCTTATAAAAATCCTATTTATATTGCATTATTCCTCATGCTTGTAGAATTATTTGTTGAGCTATGGCACCCGTTATTAATGGCAAAAATTATTGATGAAGGAATTCTAAAAAATGACCTCTCAGTAGTAATGCTATGGGGTGGTGTAATGCTTGGCTTATCAATGATCGGTTTTGCAGCAGGGATAGTGAATTCTTTTTACTCTGCCCGTGTTAGTCAAGGCTTTGGCTATGATATTCGAAAGAGCTTGTTTGATAAAATTCAAATGTTTTCATTTGCTAATTTAAATCGATTTCCAACTTCCTCTTTAATCACAAGGTTAACGAACGATGTCAGTCAGGTTCAGGGTCTAGTCTTTATGGGTCTTCGTATTATGGCTCGGGCACCTCTACTTGTGATTGGTGGAGTTGTAATGGCGTTAATTGTAAATTGGAAGCTTGCTTTAATTTTAGTTGTTACGATGCCGTTATTATTTATCTTCATGGTTTGGTTAATGGGTCGAGGAGTAACGCTATTTCGTGAGGTTCAGGATAAATTAGACTCAGTAAACAGTGTGATGCGAGAAAATTTGACAGGTATGCGTCTAATCAAAGCTTTTTTAAGAAAAAATCACGAACAAAATCGGTTTGCTAAGTCAAGTCAAGAATTAAAAGATAATACAATAGGTGCCTTGAGATTAATAGAATTAACGATGCCTGTACTGTTGTTAGTTATGAACATCAGCATTTTATTTGTTTTGTGGTTTGGTAGCTTTCAGGTAAACACGGGTGAAGCCAATATTGGTGAAATCGTTGCGTTAGTCAATTATGCTACGCGAATTATGTTTGCTTTCTCGGTTTTCTCTTTTATTTTGATGAACCTAGCTCGTGCGAAAGCTTCTTCTAGTAGGATAGAAGAAGTCCTTGAAGCGGATATTGACCTAGTCGACGCTGATGAGTTATTACCAGATGAAAAATTTGTCGGGAACGTAAAGTTTGATCAGGTTTCCTTCCAGTATCCTGATACTGATGTAGAGGTGTTAAGTGATATAAGCTTTGAAGTAAAGCAAGGAGAAACCGTTGCGCTTCTTGGAGCGACTGGTTCTGGAAAAACATCGTTATTGCAGTTAATTCCTAGACTTTACGATGCAACTGGTGGGGTTATTACCATTGATAATCTTGAGATAAAACAATTAAAGTTAACTCATTTACGGAATCAAATTGGATTTGTACCACAGGAAGCGCGACTTTTTTCAGGTTCAGTGCGCGAGAATATCTGTTGGGGAAAAGAAAATGCCACAATGGAAGAGATCATTGAAGCTGCAAAAGCTGCTCAAATCCATGACACAATAGTTAAACTTCCTAATCAATACGATACAATTATCGGACAAAGGGGAGTCAATCTCTCAGGTGGACAAAAACAGCGCTTGTCAATTGCAAGAGCCCTCATCCGTAAGCCGAAAATCTTATTGCTAGATGATAGTACAAGTGCCTTAGATTTAAAAACAGAAGGAAAGATACTTGAAGCAATCAACCAACTTTCATGTACAACTTTTATTATTACACAAAAAATAAGTACGGTTATGGTTGCTGATAAGATTTTACTCCTTGAAGATGGAAGGGTAATCGGTGAAGGGGATCATCAATTATTATTAGAAACTAGTTCAATGTATCAAAAAATTTATCATTCTCAACAACATGAGGAGGTGGTAAGCAATGGCTAG
- a CDS encoding ABC transporter ATP-binding protein produces the protein MARHATSTNKAKPPKSKDVWGTIKRIWVYLSEKKALISLVLFLVLISVVLSLLGPYLIGFAFDEYIETRNSEGLLKLLVFLSLIYIVNSIAIWLYNYLMISIAQNTVYRMRRHLFRHLHRLPISYFDRKQHGELMSRLTNDMENVSRTLNSSVIQVFSSVLTLFGTVAFMIYLSPLFTLITLTIIPLLYFGMKWITTRTRKYFREQQRNLGDMNGYIEETISGQSVVKTFSQEEKVIKQFMERNERLKNSGYYAQAYSGFIPKLMNVLNNLSFTIIAFAGGILALNGLVSIGIIVTFTQFSRQFTRPLNDLANQYNTLLSAVAGAERVFEVIDEEKETDQDNAIELQDVKGDVEFSHVSFSYEKSGQTIHDVSFKAKVGETVALVGPTGAGKTTIINLLSRFYDPDQGIITIDGRDMMSITRESLRQHLGFVLQDPYLFEGTIRENIRYGKLEATDEEVIKAANFANAHSFIVKLPKGYDTVLSQDGAGISQGQKQLLSIARAILSRPKILILDEATSSIDTITEIKIQEALTRLMAGRTSFVIAHRLNTIQQADQILVLNEGEILEKGTHNSLMKNKGFYYELYHGHLKNDAI, from the coding sequence ATGGCTAGACATGCTACTTCTACCAACAAAGCGAAACCACCGAAATCAAAAGATGTATGGGGGACAATTAAGCGAATTTGGGTCTACTTATCGGAGAAGAAGGCGCTAATATCTCTTGTATTATTTTTAGTTTTGATAAGTGTCGTGTTATCTTTGTTAGGACCATATTTAATTGGCTTTGCTTTTGATGAGTATATTGAAACTCGCAATTCCGAAGGCTTATTAAAGTTATTAGTATTTCTTTCCCTAATTTATATTGTAAACTCGATTGCTATCTGGCTATATAACTATTTGATGATTAGTATTGCACAAAACACGGTTTATCGAATGCGTAGGCATTTATTCCGCCATCTTCATCGTTTACCAATTAGTTATTTTGACAGGAAGCAACATGGAGAACTGATGAGTAGGCTAACAAATGATATGGAAAATGTCAGTCGTACGTTGAACAGTTCGGTCATTCAAGTTTTTTCTAGTGTTCTGACGCTTTTCGGAACGGTTGCCTTTATGATTTACCTTAGTCCTTTGTTTACGTTAATAACGTTGACAATTATTCCGTTATTATATTTTGGAATGAAGTGGATCACAACGAGAACGCGAAAATATTTTCGTGAACAACAACGTAATTTAGGCGATATGAATGGGTATATTGAAGAAACGATTTCGGGGCAAAGCGTAGTAAAGACTTTTTCACAAGAAGAGAAGGTTATCAAGCAATTTATGGAGAGAAATGAACGCCTGAAAAATTCCGGTTATTATGCACAAGCATATTCAGGCTTTATACCAAAACTCATGAATGTCTTAAATAACTTAAGTTTTACAATCATCGCGTTTGCAGGTGGGATCCTTGCGTTAAACGGTTTGGTTTCAATCGGAATTATCGTAACGTTTACTCAATTTTCAAGGCAATTTACGAGACCGTTAAATGATCTGGCAAACCAATACAATACACTACTTTCTGCGGTTGCGGGGGCTGAGCGAGTTTTTGAGGTTATTGATGAAGAAAAAGAAACCGATCAGGACAATGCCATCGAGCTTCAAGATGTAAAGGGAGACGTCGAGTTTAGTCACGTATCATTTTCTTATGAAAAAAGTGGGCAAACGATTCATGATGTGTCTTTTAAGGCGAAGGTTGGTGAAACGGTTGCCCTAGTTGGTCCGACCGGCGCTGGTAAGACAACGATTATTAATTTACTTAGTCGTTTTTATGATCCTGACCAAGGAATTATTACAATTGACGGTAGAGATATGATGTCTATTACTCGTGAAAGTCTTAGACAGCATTTAGGTTTTGTGCTTCAGGACCCTTATTTATTTGAAGGTACGATTCGTGAGAATATCAGGTACGGAAAGCTTGAAGCTACGGATGAAGAAGTAATAAAAGCTGCAAATTTTGCAAACGCTCATTCATTTATTGTAAAACTGCCAAAAGGTTACGATACCGTGTTATCACAAGACGGTGCTGGGATTAGTCAGGGCCAAAAACAACTTCTCTCCATCGCTAGGGCCATTCTTTCTCGACCGAAAATATTAATTTTGGATGAAGCTACAAGTAGTATTGATACTATCACAGAGATAAAAATTCAAGAAGCACTTACTAGGCTTATGGCTGGCCGTACCAGTTTTGTCATTGCCCATCGTCTGAATACCATTCAGCAGGCCGATCAAATTTTGGTGCTAAATGAAGGGGAAATTCTTGAAAAAGGAACGCACAATTCATTGATGAAAAACAAAGGCTTTTATTATGAGCTATATCATGGTCATCTAAAAAATGATGCGATCTGA
- a CDS encoding GNAT family N-acetyltransferase produces the protein MWQTKTFLELTNIELYQIMKERINIFVVEQNCPYPELDDLDQESYHLFYEEEGEIRAYCRILPKALKYNQVSIGRVIVKEAYRRKGVASELLRNAIHFINTELSETAIKIQAQDHLRDFYGSFGFNPISETYLEDGIPHVDMLKS, from the coding sequence ATGTGGCAAACAAAAACATTCCTTGAATTAACCAATATAGAGCTATATCAAATTATGAAGGAACGAATTAACATTTTTGTTGTTGAACAAAATTGTCCTTATCCTGAGTTAGACGACTTAGACCAAGAGTCGTACCATCTTTTTTATGAGGAAGAAGGGGAAATAAGAGCTTATTGTAGAATTCTGCCTAAGGCTTTGAAATACAACCAAGTATCAATTGGTAGAGTGATTGTTAAAGAAGCTTATCGACGGAAAGGAGTAGCCTCAGAGCTACTTCGTAACGCAATTCATTTTATCAATACAGAATTATCAGAAACAGCAATTAAAATTCAAGCTCAAGACCACTTACGAGATTTTTATGGATCATTTGGCTTTAATCCGATATCAGAAACATACCTAGAGGACGGAATTCCTCATGTTGATATGCTAAAAAGCTAA
- a CDS encoding P1 family peptidase, with translation MARTKMRELGIQIGKLRTGEKNCITDVKGVRVGHVTLQKDLPNGEAIRTGVTAILPHSRNVFREKVIAASYVINGFGKTTGLVQIDELGQLESPIMLTNTFGVPAVSQGTLQYMIHQSPEIGDTTGTINVVVGECNDSYLNSIRLFPIKPEHAVAAIEKATDEQAEEGAVGAGTGMVCFGFKGGIGCSSRMINFETKTYTIGCLVLSNFGKQEDFRYWQNEGLEQPTEYLTDGSIIIVLATDAPLSDRQLKRIAKRATIGLGRTGSHISHGSGDIVIVFSTAKTIDHFTDRFFETKLELREDTTLMNQVFEAVSDVTEEAILNSLTKAKTTTGRKGRLVKELPYKFNND, from the coding sequence ATGGCTAGAACCAAAATGAGAGAACTTGGTATACAGATTGGTAAATTGCGTACTGGTGAAAAAAATTGTATTACCGATGTTAAAGGTGTTCGTGTTGGTCACGTAACTTTACAAAAGGATTTGCCAAATGGGGAAGCTATTCGTACTGGTGTCACAGCGATCTTACCACATAGTAGAAACGTGTTTCGGGAAAAGGTAATCGCAGCAAGTTACGTGATTAATGGTTTCGGTAAAACGACTGGACTCGTTCAAATCGATGAATTAGGGCAATTAGAATCACCGATAATGCTTACAAATACATTCGGGGTACCAGCCGTGTCTCAAGGTACCTTGCAGTACATGATTCATCAGAGTCCCGAAATTGGTGATACAACTGGAACAATCAATGTTGTCGTCGGGGAATGTAATGACAGCTATCTAAATTCCATCCGCTTATTTCCGATTAAACCTGAACACGCAGTGGCAGCGATTGAAAAAGCGACAGACGAGCAAGCTGAAGAAGGGGCGGTTGGTGCAGGAACTGGGATGGTTTGCTTTGGGTTTAAGGGAGGGATTGGCTGTTCATCAAGGATGATTAACTTTGAAACAAAAACATATACAATTGGTTGCCTTGTTCTATCAAATTTCGGCAAACAAGAAGATTTTCGTTATTGGCAAAACGAAGGATTAGAACAACCAACTGAGTATTTGACAGATGGTTCAATCATCATCGTTCTGGCAACCGATGCACCATTGAGTGACCGTCAGCTGAAACGGATTGCTAAGCGAGCGACCATTGGCTTAGGAAGAACTGGAAGCCATATTAGCCATGGGAGTGGTGATATTGTTATTGTTTTTTCAACAGCAAAAACAATTGACCATTTTACGGATCGTTTTTTCGAGACAAAACTTGAGCTTAGGGAAGATACTACTTTGATGAACCAGGTGTTCGAGGCTGTATCAGATGTTACTGAAGAGGCAATCTTAAACTCCCTTACTAAGGCTAAGACGACCACTGGTCGAAAAGGGCGACTTGTAAAAGAACTGCCATATAAGTTTAACAACGATTAA
- a CDS encoding glycosyltransferase family 2 protein produces MLILAIITCLFWLAVFIDSYIGMKKLDSLADVQPISYLGNPLVSIVVAAKNEAEHIEGSLRSQLKQTYKNIEWIVVNDRSTDQTAELIENLAKIDNRVKPIHITTLPNGWLGKNHALYQGYLKANGKYLLFTDGDVYFKEDTIEKSLTYFIDNNIDHLTLTPDMSVKPFWAKAFVTFFLFGFSYFKRPWKANDDKSKVAIGIGAFNLLSREAYEAVGTHQNIAMRPDDDLMLGVSIKKMGRKQRIVKGQSHLDVEWYPSLREAIIGLEKNTFAGLFIITSWSYLQ; encoded by the coding sequence ATGCTTATACTAGCAATTATAACTTGTCTGTTTTGGCTCGCTGTATTCATCGATTCCTACATCGGTATGAAAAAACTAGATAGTCTTGCCGACGTTCAACCAATTAGTTATCTTGGAAATCCGTTAGTTTCCATTGTTGTTGCGGCAAAAAATGAAGCAGAACATATAGAAGGTAGTCTTCGATCTCAATTAAAACAAACGTATAAAAATATTGAATGGATTGTCGTCAATGATCGCTCTACGGATCAAACCGCAGAACTCATTGAGAACTTAGCAAAAATTGATAATAGGGTAAAACCAATACACATTACTACCCTACCTAATGGTTGGCTAGGCAAAAACCATGCACTATATCAGGGGTATTTAAAAGCAAATGGAAAGTACCTTTTATTTACTGACGGCGATGTTTACTTTAAAGAAGATACGATTGAAAAGTCACTCACTTATTTTATTGACAATAACATTGATCATTTAACACTTACACCCGACATGAGTGTTAAACCTTTTTGGGCGAAGGCGTTTGTTACATTTTTTCTTTTTGGATTTTCTTACTTTAAACGTCCATGGAAAGCAAATGATGATAAAAGTAAAGTCGCTATTGGAATAGGTGCTTTCAATCTCTTATCTAGAGAAGCCTACGAAGCCGTTGGTACCCATCAAAATATTGCGATGCGCCCTGACGATGATTTGATGCTTGGAGTAAGTATAAAAAAAATGGGGAGAAAGCAACGGATTGTGAAAGGACAATCACATTTAGATGTGGAATGGTATCCTTCATTAAGAGAGGCAATAATCGGACTCGAAAAAAACACGTTTGCTGGTCTTTTTATAATTACTTCATGGTCTTATTTGCAATAA
- a CDS encoding endonuclease/exonuclease/phosphatase family protein yields MKNRFWTIFVTLFLLCIFVYMHEQFRSVYTWQSGIAHDFNDEMTVVTYNIRYGKGIDGKVDLNRIIDILKEIDADIISLQEVERYSFRSNFYDQANRIASELKMDLLYYPSLAYPGFYYGNIILSRFPIVDSNIIPFFNSGENRTAIMGKLLLPDGEEIYVINTHLGLDKKARLEAIELIKTFLAGIDKPIILTGDLNSTLEMNEYQHWNEYLIKTNQGIALQTFHKEDWQIDYIFHSPHFSVKDVTVFESVASDHFPVVGVLQLVTE; encoded by the coding sequence ATGAAAAACCGCTTTTGGACCATCTTTGTTACTTTATTTTTACTTTGTATATTTGTTTATATGCATGAGCAGTTTCGGTCGGTATATACATGGCAAAGTGGAATAGCTCACGATTTCAATGATGAAATGACGGTTGTTACTTACAATATTCGCTACGGAAAAGGAATAGATGGCAAAGTTGATTTAAATCGAATTATTGATATTTTAAAAGAGATCGATGCAGATATCATTTCTTTGCAAGAAGTTGAACGGTATAGTTTTCGCTCTAACTTTTACGACCAAGCAAATCGTATTGCTTCGGAATTAAAGATGGATCTATTATATTACCCATCTTTAGCATACCCAGGTTTTTATTATGGGAATATTATTTTATCAAGATTTCCGATCGTTGACTCAAACATTATTCCCTTTTTTAATAGTGGAGAAAACCGTACCGCAATTATGGGTAAATTACTTCTTCCAGACGGTGAAGAGATCTATGTGATAAATACTCACTTAGGCTTAGACAAAAAAGCACGTTTAGAGGCGATTGAGCTGATTAAAACCTTTTTGGCGGGAATAGACAAGCCGATTATCTTAACTGGCGATTTAAATTCGACACTGGAAATGAATGAATATCAACACTGGAATGAATATTTAATAAAAACAAATCAAGGAATTGCGTTACAAACGTTTCATAAAGAAGACTGGCAGATCGACTACATTTTTCATAGTCCACATTTTAGTGTAAAAGATGTAACAGTTTTTGAAAGCGTTGCCTCGGATCATTTTCCAGTAGTCGGTGTTCTACAATTGGTAACCGAATAA
- a CDS encoding CAP domain-containing protein has product MLKRILVAVLLFTFCLPVVSHAQNIQFFKEPPFEHYKVSRGDTFWFIAKRYGLDYRELMRLNPEIVPTNMHVGEVIRLKASAEHSSTFEDQVVSLVNQERRKAGLSPLTHRADVKNVAHKKAEDMIKSNYFSHNSPNYGSPFDMLKTFGISYSAAGENIAKGQKTPEAVMNSWMNSPGHRANILNGQYDTIGVGFYHGAWVQMFIKAR; this is encoded by the coding sequence ATGTTAAAAAGAATTTTAGTAGCAGTGTTACTATTTACTTTCTGTCTTCCGGTAGTATCTCATGCTCAAAATATCCAATTTTTTAAAGAGCCACCATTTGAGCACTACAAAGTTTCTAGAGGAGACACGTTTTGGTTTATAGCAAAACGTTATGGTCTTGATTACAGAGAACTAATGAGGCTAAATCCTGAAATTGTACCTACGAATATGCATGTAGGTGAAGTTATTCGATTGAAGGCATCTGCGGAACATTCAAGTACATTCGAAGACCAAGTTGTTTCATTAGTGAATCAAGAGAGACGTAAGGCCGGATTAAGTCCACTTACACATAGAGCTGATGTAAAAAATGTTGCACATAAAAAAGCTGAGGATATGATTAAGTCAAATTATTTCTCACATAATAGCCCTAACTATGGGTCGCCATTTGATATGTTAAAAACATTTGGCATTAGCTATTCAGCAGCAGGAGAAAATATTGCGAAAGGGCAAAAAACTCCTGAAGCTGTTATGAATTCTTGGATGAACTCTCCAGGACATCGTGCCAATATTTTAAATGGTCAATACGATACCATTGGTGTTGGTTTTTACCATGGAGCATGGGTACAAATGTTTATTAAAGCTCGCTAA
- the gdhA gene encoding NADP-specific glutamate dehydrogenase: MATVQERTQDQLQIAKQYVNDVFEIVKKRNPGQPEFHQAVKEVFASLVPILAKDPKYIQRNILEQIVEPERVISFRVPWVDDQGSVQVNRGFRVQYNSAIGPYKGGLRFHPSVNESIIKFLGFEQIFKNSLTGQPIGGGKGGSDFDPKGKSDNEIMRFCQSFMTELSKYIDPDTDVPAGDIGVGAREIGFLFGQYKRLRGGYPAGVLTGKGIGYGGSLGRTEATGYGTVYFVQEMLKDQGDSFEGKKVVVSGSGNVSIYAIEKAHELGAKVVACSDSNGYVYDKNGINLATVKHIKEIERKRISEYVKYHPEAEYHEGCTNIWMVPCDIALPCATQNEIDEVAAKLLIANGVKAIGEGANMPSTLEAIDVFLENKVLFGPAKAANAGGVAVSSLEMAQNSMRLAWTFEEVDEKLHQIMKNIYRSSIEAAAEFGQPGNLVVGSNIAGFKKVADAMIAHGVI; the protein is encoded by the coding sequence ATGGCTACTGTACAAGAGAGAACTCAAGACCAGCTTCAAATTGCGAAACAATACGTAAATGACGTTTTTGAAATAGTAAAAAAACGTAACCCAGGCCAACCGGAATTTCACCAAGCGGTAAAAGAGGTGTTTGCATCTTTAGTTCCGATCCTTGCTAAAGACCCTAAGTATATTCAACGTAATATCCTTGAACAAATTGTCGAACCTGAAAGAGTGATTTCGTTTCGTGTCCCATGGGTAGACGATCAAGGAAGCGTTCAGGTTAATCGTGGATTTCGTGTTCAATATAATAGTGCTATCGGTCCTTACAAAGGTGGATTACGCTTCCACCCTTCAGTAAACGAGAGTATTATTAAATTCTTAGGATTTGAACAAATCTTTAAAAATTCTCTTACTGGCCAACCAATTGGTGGTGGTAAAGGTGGCTCTGACTTTGACCCTAAAGGGAAATCAGATAACGAGATCATGCGTTTTTGTCAAAGCTTTATGACTGAGTTATCAAAATATATCGACCCTGATACTGATGTACCAGCGGGTGATATTGGAGTTGGCGCTCGTGAAATCGGATTTTTATTTGGACAATATAAACGTTTACGAGGTGGCTACCCTGCCGGTGTCCTTACTGGAAAAGGTATCGGGTACGGCGGAAGTTTAGGACGTACCGAAGCAACTGGGTACGGCACAGTTTATTTCGTTCAAGAAATGTTAAAGGATCAAGGGGATAGCTTTGAAGGAAAGAAAGTTGTTGTGTCCGGATCTGGTAACGTGTCTATTTACGCGATCGAAAAAGCACACGAGCTTGGGGCAAAAGTTGTTGCTTGTAGTGATTCAAATGGGTACGTATATGACAAAAATGGTATTAACCTGGCGACAGTTAAACATATTAAAGAAATTGAAAGAAAAAGAATTAGTGAATATGTAAAATATCATCCGGAAGCCGAATATCATGAAGGTTGTACTAATATTTGGATGGTCCCTTGTGACATTGCTCTTCCTTGTGCAACCCAAAATGAAATAGATGAAGTAGCGGCAAAGCTTTTAATTGCAAATGGTGTAAAAGCAATTGGTGAAGGTGCAAACATGCCTTCAACTTTAGAAGCGATTGACGTATTCTTAGAAAATAAAGTTCTCTTCGGCCCTGCTAAGGCAGCCAATGCTGGTGGCGTAGCTGTTTCTTCACTTGAAATGGCACAAAATAGTATGAGGCTTGCTTGGACATTTGAAGAAGTAGATGAAAAGCTACATCAAATAATGAAAAACATTTACAGAAGCAGTATTGAAGCAGCTGCAGAATTTGGGCAACCAGGAAACTTAGTTGTTGGTTCAAATATTGCTGGTTTTAAGAAGGTTGCAGATGCGATGATCGCACATGGTGTGATTTAA